The stretch of DNA AAAACATCATTTCCCATTACAAATGTCTTTTTTTCAGATGGGTTGGAAAGCTGTTACAGTAAATGTTAGTGATATTGCAGCTATGGGAGCTAAACCTGTTGGAATATTGATTAGTTTAGCTATTCCTCCAAATTTAGCTCTTGAATCTTTTGATGAAATAATTTGTGGAATTTTAAAAGCATGCAATTATTATAAAATCCCTTTAATAGGTGGGGATACAAATGAAGATGATGAAATAATAATTTCAGGGACTGCTTTAGGGAAAATTGAGCAATCACTAGCTAAAAAAAAGTTTGGATTTAAATTTGGAGATAAAATAGCTATTACTGGACAATTAGGTCTTGCTGCACTTGGATTTGAATTATTAAAAGAAGAGAATAAAAAAATAATTGAAAAATCCATTGAAAATAAAAAAATTAGCCGTGAGATAGTTAATTTATCAATTGGGGCTGCTTTAAATCCTAAAGCTAGGTTAAATGAAGGTATTATTTTAAGTAAAATAGCTTCATCTGCTACTGATATCACTGATGGGTTAGCAAGTGAACTCTATGAATTATTTAATGCTAATAAAAATTTTAATAAAAATAGTAATCTTGGAATAAGAATCTATGAAGATAAGATAGCTAATGAACCACTATTTAAAGAAATATATAATTTGTCGAAAATATTAAATAAAGATATTTTTGATCTTATTTTTCATATAGGGGAAGATTTTGAACTTTTATTTACTTTCAGTAATGATAATGAAAATAGTATTATTGATGAGCTATCAAAAAAGTTGAATTTTATTATTATTGGGGAAATTAATAATTATAATAGGGTTGAAATTGAATATTCTGATGGAAAAGTTCAAAAATTATCTTCAAAGGGTTATGAACATTTATCTAATGATTAATAACCTTTAAGTGCTTCTAATTAATAGTATTGTTTTCATTTGATGATAGTTTATGATAAGTTTAATGATAAGTTTAATGATAATTTAATGATTTTTTATTTGATGGTTAATGATTAAGGAGTAATTTGAAAAGGAGTAATTTGAATGATTGTTGAATCAATTTTGTATGATAAGCTAGATAATGGGAATGTTCAATGTAATGTTTGTAACCATAGATGTAAAATTGCTGAAGACAAACTTGGATTTTGTTTAACACGTAAAAATTTAAATGAAAAGTTATATAGTTGTAACTATGCTTCTATATCCTCTCAAGCTATTGATCCTATTGAAAAAAAACCACTTTATCATTTTTTACCAGGGTCATTGGCATATTCTCTTGGTGGTTTTGGGTGTAACATGAGATGTTTGAACTGTCAGAACTATATCATATCCCAAAATAGTAATGAGTATAATGAAGCTATTAAAATTCTTCCAGAAACAGCTGTTAAAAATGCCATTAATGCAAATTGTATGTCGCTTGCTTGGACCTATAATGAACCTACTATGTACTTAGAATATACTCTAGAAACTGCTTTACTATCTCATGAAAATGGTCTTAAAAATATATATGTTAGTAATGGTTATATGAGTGAAGAAGCTCTTAATCTCTTGCTTCCTAGAATTGATGCATTTAACATAGATTTAAAATCTATGAGTAATGAATTTTATATTAATAATTGTCAAGCTAAACTTGATCCTATTTTAGATAATATAAAATCAATATATAATCATAAAAAGCATTTAGAAATCACTAATCTCTTAATAACTGGTTATAATGATTTTCATGATTTAATAAAAAGTTTGACTGATTTTATTGTAACCGAACTTGGAAAAGATGTGCCACTTCATTTTTCTAGATTTTTCCCTTATTATAAAATGAGGGATGTTCCTCCTACTGAAATTAGTAAATTAGAAATTGCTAAAGAAATAGCTATTGAATCAGGCTTAGAATATGTTTATTTAGGTAATGTTCAAACTGATCAAAATAGTTATTGTCCTGATTGCGGTGAGCTACTTATTGAAAGAAATGGATATAATACTATCAATAAGAGTAAAATTAAAAATAATAAATGTATTAATTGTGGTAGAAAACTAAATTTTATCTATAACTAATCAAATATTATCCTATTGAGTTTAATAATCTTAAAGTATACTTTAAATTGTACTTTTTGCTTTTTGAAAAGTATTGTCATGTTTGAAAATCTTAATTATTCAAAATTTTCATCTAATACAATATTGTCTTTTATAAAATTTGCTGTTCATAACCATAATCGTAATAATAATATATTTATAAATATAGATTATTATATAATTATAAATTTATAATAATATCTTAATGTTAAATCTAGCTATATAATAGAACTAAAGAGGAATAATATTGAATAAATTTAAATTTACTAGAACTTCTATTGAAGGAGTCTTTATAATAGAACCAACAGTTTTCACTGATGATAGAGGGTATTTTATGGAATCATACCATAAAAAAGAATTTGAAGAAAATGGATTAAATATTGATTTTGTTCAAGATAATCAATCTAAATCTACAAAAGGTGTCTTACGTGGACTTCATTTTCAGTATAATCAACCACAAGGGAAATTAGTAAGAGTAATCAAAGGTGAAGTTTTTGATGTAGCTGTTGATTTAAGAAAAGATTCTCCAACTTATAGTAAGTATGAAAGTGTAATTCTTTCAGAAGATAATAAAAAACAGTTTTATATTCCACCAGGATTTGCTCATGGCTTTTTAGTTTTAAGTGATGAGGCAGAATTTACTTATAAATGTACTGATTTTTATAATGGGTCTGATGAAGGAGGTATCATCTGGAATGATCCAGATATAAACATAGAATGGCCTTTAAATGAAGAAGAGCTAATTTTATCTGAAAAAGATCAAAAATGGAAATCTTTAAAAGATACTTCAACTAGTTTTTAAAGATTAAAAGATTATAAATGTGAGGAAAGGTTAAAATGAAAATATTGGTTACTGGGGGAGCAGGTTTTATTGGAAGTAATTTTATACATTATATTTTAGATAAATACTCTGATTATAATGTTATAAATTTAGATTCACTTACTTATTGTGGAAATCTAGGAAATTTGGTGGAAGCTGAAGAGAATCCTAATTATAAATTTATTAAAGGGGATATTTTAGATACTAAACTTGTGAATAGCATTGTAAATAAAAATAATATTGATTATATAATTAATTTTGCTGCTGAATCTCATGTTGATCGTAGTATTCATAATCCTAAGATTTTTTTAGAATCAAACATTATTGGAACTCAAAATCTGCTTGAAGTAGCTAAAAAATATCATGAAAGAGGTCAGATTAAAAAATATATTCAAATATCTACTGATGAGGTATATGGAACTCTTGGAAAAACAGGTTATTTTACAGAAAAAACTCCTCTTTCTCCAAACAGTCCTTATTCAGCTAGTAAAGCTGGAGCAGATATGATTGTTAGAGCATATCATGAAACTTTCAACCTTCCTATTAATATAACAAGGTGTTCAAATAATTACGGACCATACCAATTTCCAGAAAAATTGATTCCATTAATGATTAATAATGCACTAGATAATAAGAAATTACCTGTTTATGGTGATGGAAGAAATATTCGGGACTGGTTACATGTTTATGATCATTGTACAGCTATTGATCTTGTATTGCATGATGGAAAAATAGGGGATGTTTATAATATAGGTGGAAACAATGAAAAAGAAAATATTGAAATCGTTAAAATTATTCTTAAATATCTGAATAGGTCTAATGATTTGATTGAATTTGTTGAAGATAGATTAGGGCATGATAAAAGATATGCAATTGATTCAACAAAAATAAAAAGTGAATTAGGTTGGAAACCTAAATATACTTTTGAAAAAGGAATAAATGAAACAATAGATTGGTATTTAAATAATAAAAAATGGCTCAAAGAAGTTATTTCTGGGGATTATATTAGTTATTATGAAAAAATGCATAAATCTTCTGATTAAATAATTAACATTATAAATAAAAGATATTCTTTTCTTTTTTCATGTTTATTCCATATACCTGATTTCTATTCACTAAAGCTCACTCTTTCAAATTCTTCTTCTTTTCCAAGTAATTTAGTAGCATCAACACCAATTTTTGTAGTTGTTCCATCAGGTAATGCTACAGGATCAAGTGATGAACCTCTTGCTTTAGGAATGATTATTATGTCATCATCACCTTTAACTCTTGTAGCTATAGCATATTCAAGATCTTGAGGATCGAAAATATCAACATCTTCATCAACCACTACTGCATGTTTTAATGATGGATGAGCTGCAAGTGCAGCTAGTATAACATTTTTACCATCACCTTGTGTTTGTTTTTTTATAGCTATTGCTGCATGTAACCAACAACAACCTCCTTCTGTTAATAAAACATTTTGGACTGTTGGAACAGTATTCTTCACAGCTTGGAATATTCTAGGCTCTTGAGGAAGTCCTTGTAGTAATTTATGCTCAAATCCAGCTGGAAGAATAGCATGATACATTGCATTATTTTTTATATGCATATGATCTAACTTAATAACTGGTTCATCTCTAACTACATCATATGTATCGGTTAAATCAACAAAAGGCCCTTCTTTAGCTCTTTTTCCAGCTAATATTTTTCCTTCAAATATTATATCTGCTTGAGGAACTTTTAAACCACTATTTTCCAAATCTAACAATTCAAGATTTCCATCATTAAATACATTTGCAACTTCCATTTCATCACAATCAATTGGGACAGATGTTGTTGTTGAAAGAAGTGTTGATGGATTCATTCCAATAGCTATAGCTATTTTTAAATCTTTATTTAGTTTTTCTGATCTTTGGAAATATGTGTAAAGGTTTCTTGGAACGATTCTTATAGCTAATTTATCTTTTCCAATAACTAACATTCTATGTATAGAAGCATTTTGTATTCCTGTTTCTGGATCTTTTGCAAAAACTACTCCTGCAGTTATATAAGCTCCTCCATCTCTTTTGTAATGAGTTAATATTGGAATTTTACCTAAATCTGCTTTTTTGGTACTATATTCTGAATTATTAATTTTTTTATATTTAGTTGTTTTTTGAGGATTTTCAGTAGCTTTAATAATTCTTTTGGTTATCTCATCAACAGTACAACCTAATGACTTAGCTATTTTTTCTCTAGTATTACAAATTCCTGAGATTATTGGAATATCATAACCTTTAACATTTTTTAATATAACTGTTTTTTTAGGATGTTCTCTAAGTATTCTTGCTGCTTCAAACTCTGTAGAAACTTCTTCTTCTATAGTCAAAATTCCATATTCATCCTTTATTATATTTAAAAAATTTTCCATAATTAATTCCTCTAAAATTTTAATAATCTATTATAGTAATAATTCATTAATTAATATAGTTTCTATTGGCAATAATCTATTAATTAATAATAATCAATTAATTAACAATAATATATTAATTAGTAATAATATATTATAGTAGTAATAATTCATTTATCATTGATTTTTTTATATATCCGCTGTTTTGTATTTCATTAATTTTAGCTTTTCTTCAATGTTCTTATCAGAAATACCTAATATTTCTCCAGCTAAAACTCCTGCATTTCTTCCATTTTCAATACCTACTGTTCCAACAGGAACTCCTGGTGGCATATTTACCATTGATAATAATGAATCAAGTCCATTTATCTCTACAGAACGTGGAACTCCTATAACTGGCTTTTCACTTAATGCAACTATTGATCCAGTAACATGAGCAGACAATCCAGTAACAGCTATAAATAATTTAACATCTTTCATATTTTCCATATATTTATTAAATTTATCAGGATATCTTATAGGGGATATTACACTAATATCATAGCTAATTCCTAATCTATCTAATGTTAAAGCAACATTTTTAGCTTCTTCAATATCGGAATAACTTCCAGGAACAACTGAAACTAAAGGAGTATTTTTTTCTGATTCAACACTTTCCGACTCTTTGAATATTTTATCTGTGTGGGGTTCTTCTTTGTTTAATTTTTCCTCACTTATTTCATCATAGTTATCTAAAAAGTTTTTTTGTAATAATTTACCATCTAATTGAGAGATTAGTTTTTCTTCATCGATTTTAACTTTTTCTTGATAGGATTTTCTAAGTTTTGATACTCTTTTTTTAACTTCAGGATCATTAACTCCTATGATTTGTCCAGCAAGAATCGCTCCATTGTCTCCTCTATCAATTCCAACAGTTGCTACTGGAGCAGGGAAAGGCATTTGGGATGAAGCAAACAATGCATCTAAACCACCTAACTTAACATCAACAGGAACACCAATCACTGGTTTGTGAGTATAAGCTGCTATAGAACCTGGTAAATGGGCCGCTAATCCAGCAATCCCCATGAAAACTTCTATTCCATTTGTTGTAGCTTCAACTACTAATTTTTTTACTTTTTCATGGGTTCTATGTGCAGATGCAACTTTTAAACTGTATGGAATTTGAAGTGTTTCAAATATATCAATAGATTTTTGAGCTATTTTTAAGTCTGATGCACTTCCTAAGATTATCATTACTTTAGGGTTCATTAATTCACCTTTTTTAATAATAAATATTATTTTTATAGGATTTATTTATTATTTAATATATTTTTATAATAATTCATGTTATTAATGATTAATTTTATTTTAGATACTAGATTTTTAATAGATTTTTGAAACTTTTAATGTACTCAGATATATTTATATGTTCTTAGATTAATATTTTTATAATTAAAATTTATATATTAGATAATATTATATCAAAATATTATAATTTTCTTATAATAATCATATTATAATCGTATTTAATAATCATATTATATAATCATATTAGAATAAAATTATATTAGAATAATCATATTAGACTAATATTATATTATAGAATAATATTATTTAATATACTAATATTATTAGACTATATATTAGAATTATAGTGTATTAGGATATAATTTATATTATTGAATATAGTTTTTACTCAGTATTTCTGTACATAATTATTTAGACCTAGTATTTTTGTATTTAAAGCTCCAAATTTTTGTTTATTGTTCTAAATTATTTTTTATTTACTATTCTCAATTAATTTAATATTTAAAAATTTTTATAAATTAATAATAACAATATAAATACATAAATAATTATTTTAATTAGAATAACCATAAACTAATTTGATAGTTTTAATCTGATAGCTTTCATCAAATTCTTAATAAATTGGTTTGATAAATTAAATCTTTGATATTTAAATATTATTTTTTATAAAATTTGTTAAAAAACTTATTAAAGGTGCAAAATGGAAAATAAACACTCGTCATCTGTTTCAATTATTATTCCTGCTTATAATGAAGAAGCAACTGTAGCTCATGTTGTAAATGTTGCTATGGAATTACCTTATGTAACTGAAGTTATTGTTATTGATGATGGGTCTTATGATAAAACAGCTGAGGAAGCTAAACTTGTAGGGGCAGATGTTATATCTCATACTAGTAATCAAGGAAAAGGTTCAGCTATTAAAACAGGTTTTAAACATTCTAAAGGAGATATTGTTGCATTTATAGATGCTGATATTTATAATTTAACCTCTGATAAAATTGAAATGATCATATCTCCTATTTTAGAAGGAAAAACAGATATCACAAAAACTAAGTTTATGAGAGAAAGTGGAAGAGTAACTGAACTTACAGCTAAGCCTCTTCTTAGATTTTTCTTTCCAGAAGTTAATTTTGAACAACCTTTAAGTGGTCAATTTGCTGGAAAACGTTCAGTTCTTGAGAAAATTAAATTTGAAAAAGATTATGGTGTAGATGTTGGTATTGTACTTGATGCTGATGCTCATGGAATGAGAATCAAAGAAGTGGACATTGGGGAAATTAAACATGACATGTCTCCTCTTGAAAGTCTAAATGAAATGGCTAATGAGGTTACAAGGACAATTGTTGATAGGGCTATGGAATATGGCCGTGTAACAATGATGGATTCAATGGGTAATTACATCAGAATGACTACACTGGGATTGTCACTAATTATTTTAGGTCTTTTTACAATATTTTTTGTTCAAGGAGTTCCTTTAGAATTAGGGGTAATTATATCTTTAGCTGGTATTCTTTTAACAATTTATTATGTTATTAAACTTATTATAAAAACCACGATAATGTTTAGGAAGAGACCTAAGGGTAATTTTTTCAGATCATTTATTAAGATGCATTTTCCTGTTGTCATCTCTGCCCTTGTATTATTAGTAATGATATCAACATTTTTAAGTGCAGCTACATATTCAGATGGGAGATTATCTATTGAACCTACTTCAAAAAATCTTGTAATATTTCCAGGATCTCCAGATCAAACTATATATGTTAGAGGTCCTTATAATGTTGATAGTGCACTAGAAAATCAATCCACTATTATAAGAATGCCTCAAGATGCTTTAAATACATTGGAACTTAGTTATGGTGATAAACTCCGTATTGGAGATGAATACTACACAATTAATAAGGCTAGGAATGAAGAACCGAATATTTTAAGAATTCCTTATGATGTTAGGATGTTTCTTGATCTTCAAGTTGGCGATGTAATATCAGATGGAAAAATAAAGGGAGTTTTTGAAGGAATTCAGGTAGAACATAGTTTTAATATTAATGATTCTAACATATCTGGTTCTGAATATTCTATAATAAACTCTAGAAATATGAATGGAACTACAATGGATGTATATGTTGATCATAATAGAGTTGGATCTATTTCTGGATCTTTTAAACCTAATGAAACTTATGATATATATGTTAATGGATTAATAGCTAAATCTATATATATAAATGATGATATAAAAAGAGGAAATAGCTATTTCATTTATTCTGGAGATCATATTATTGAACTAAAAGTTTCAAATAATATTTCAACATCAAAAAGATTTCTTCCAAATAAATTTGGACCTTTTTTAGTTTTCAACTTTGAATAAATTTAATTTTAAATAATATTCAATTTTAAATAATATTTAGCTTGAAGTAGCTTTAATTTTGAATAGTATTGTTTTATTATTTTTAAAATGAGTTTTAATACCTTTAATAATAAAATTTTATTTTGTTAAAAATTTAATATTCATTAATAATTCTCATTAATATTTTTATTAATAATTTTGGTAATAATTAATAATATTAGTAATAATTATATAGTAGTATTACTAATAATAACATTAGTAATATTCCTAGTAATATACTTTAACAGCTTCATCTGGATCGTTATAAAGTCCAAGTGCGGCCAATGCACCTATTTTTCCATGATTTCCAGTGACAGCTATTAATCGAATATTTAAATCTTTAGCCACCTTTTCAGCTTCTTTCACTGATACCATACCTGTTTTAGCCTTCATTGAATATTCAAAAAGTTCTTGGGGAATGGTAAGTCCGTTTAATATAGCAATAGCTGTTTTATCAGACAATGTATCTCTTTTTAATAGCTCTATAGTTCTTTTAATAAGTTTTCCTTTTTCTTCTGGAAAAACAGCAAATGTCAATGCTATTGAAACACAATTTTGAGTTTTATGAGGATTATGAGGATATAATTGAACTATAATATGATCTAAATATTCAAAACCTTCTTTTTTTAGTTCTATTCCTACATTATGGGCCATAGTCCAAGTAGCTCCTTCATCTTTAGTATCAGTATCATCAATCCCAATAACTACTTTTTCCATTTTTGGAGTTATTACTCCTGCTTTTCCAAGTTTAGATCCTCCACCTTTTTCATAAATCTCAACTTGTTTTATTCCATCACCCATTCCACGACACATTCCTGCTCCAACACCAGCCCCTGCTAAACCACTATGAACAACTTTAACCGTATTATTTTCATCATCAATAGCTACTTCTTCAATTCCAGCAGCATTGACACTAGCTTTAAGATTGAGTGGTTCCTTACCAACTTTTGTTAAGAATACTTGTTTGTTACCATCTCTATAAGCATTTAAAATTAGCTTACTAGTATTTTTGTACTGATTAACAAGCCAATGTGAACCTGATATACATGGATGATACTCAACAATTTCAACAAGATCATTATCAGCCATGGTTATTACTTTTTCATAAGGAGCTATCCAAGGATCATTAAATTTCTTTTTTAAATCAGTAGGCTTCAAAATTTCCATAAAAACCAGTCTATTTTTAATTGAGTTATAATAATGTAAAAATAAAAATTAATTAATAAAAATAATAAATTTTAATAATAAATTTTAATAAGAAGTTTTTAATAAAAACTAGTTTTTAAAATTAGATTTCTTTCAAGCGGTCGCACATTTTAACTGCTGCTTCCACAGCTCTTTTACCATAATCAACACGTTTATGTGCATCTAATCTTGTCATTCCAGGTCCACTTATTCCAAGTGAAACAGGTTTTTCAAATTCTAGTGAAAGATCAGCTATTTTTCTTGAAGCATGTTGTGCAACTATTTGGTCATGATCAGTTGAGCCTTCAATAACAGCACCAAGAGTAATTACAGTATCAATATCCTCTTTTTCTAATAATTTTTTAATAGCTAGTGGCATATCGAATACTCCAGGAACTGGAACAACTTGTACAATTTCACAATTTCTAATTTTTGCTTCTTCTTTAGCTAATTCTAACATCATGTGAGTTAAATCATAATTAAATTCAGCTACAACTGCCCCTATTCTATACTTTACCATAAAAATACCTCTAAACTTTTTTCATTGATTATAATTTAATCTTATATTCATTCAATTTAAATAAATAATACTAATTTTTAAATTAATCCTAATGTGATACATATTAGCTGTTTATATTATTGTACCATAAGTAAGAAACCAGCAGCTGCACTCATAACCATAATTAAGATAATTATTATAGCTGCTATTTTTATTATATCCATTGTTTGCCTCCAAATCAATATTTATTCAGTTAGAATAACATTTATTAAAAATATTATAAAAATCTTCTATTAAAGATATTATAAAAAATTTCTGTTAAGAATATTATAAAAATCTTCTATTAAAGATATTATAAAAAATTTCTATTAAGAATATTATAAAAATCTTCTATTAAAGATATTATAAAAAATTTCTATTAAAAATATTATAAAAATCTTCTATTAAAGATATTATAAAAAATTTCTATTAAAAATATTATAAAAGATATTATAAAAGATTTTATAAATATTTATTTTATAAATATTTTATAGTATATTTTATTGTTATTAAAACTTGTATTTTAATTTATAGGTTAATCATCTTATCTTAATCATATTAAAAAAATTTAGATAGTTCATTTACACAATCAACTAACTTTTGTATATCATTTAAATTATTGTAACAATGTATTGAAGCTCTTACAGTTCCTTCATTAGCATTGATCAGATTTAATGATGGTATAGCACAATGAAAACCACTTCTAACACAAATATTCTCTGTTTCATCAAGTATTTTGCTAACATCATATGGATTAACACCTTTTATATTAAATGAAACAATATTAAATATGTTTTCAAGATCTCCATATAAAATAACATTATCAATTTCAGATAAGAGAGTATAAAGCTCTCGTGTTAAATATTGAGTATGTTTTTTAATTTTTGAAATGCCAATATTGTTAATGTATTCTATAGCTCTTCCAAGGCCGATAATCCCAC from Methanobrevibacter arboriphilus JCM 13429 = DSM 1125 encodes:
- a CDS encoding glycosyltransferase, yielding MENKHSSSVSIIIPAYNEEATVAHVVNVAMELPYVTEVIVIDDGSYDKTAEEAKLVGADVISHTSNQGKGSAIKTGFKHSKGDIVAFIDADIYNLTSDKIEMIISPILEGKTDITKTKFMRESGRVTELTAKPLLRFFFPEVNFEQPLSGQFAGKRSVLEKIKFEKDYGVDVGIVLDADAHGMRIKEVDIGEIKHDMSPLESLNEMANEVTRTIVDRAMEYGRVTMMDSMGNYIRMTTLGLSLIILGLFTIFFVQGVPLELGVIISLAGILLTIYYVIKLIIKTTIMFRKRPKGNFFRSFIKMHFPVVISALVLLVMISTFLSAATYSDGRLSIEPTSKNLVIFPGSPDQTIYVRGPYNVDSALENQSTIIRMPQDALNTLELSYGDKLRIGDEYYTINKARNEEPNILRIPYDVRMFLDLQVGDVISDGKIKGVFEGIQVEHSFNINDSNISGSEYSIINSRNMNGTTMDVYVDHNRVGSISGSFKPNETYDIYVNGLIAKSIYINDDIKRGNSYFIYSGDHIIELKVSNNISTSKRFLPNKFGPFLVFNFE
- the amrS gene encoding AmmeMemoRadiSam system radical SAM enzyme, which codes for MIVESILYDKLDNGNVQCNVCNHRCKIAEDKLGFCLTRKNLNEKLYSCNYASISSQAIDPIEKKPLYHFLPGSLAYSLGGFGCNMRCLNCQNYIISQNSNEYNEAIKILPETAVKNAINANCMSLAWTYNEPTMYLEYTLETALLSHENGLKNIYVSNGYMSEEALNLLLPRIDAFNIDLKSMSNEFYINNCQAKLDPILDNIKSIYNHKKHLEITNLLITGYNDFHDLIKSLTDFIVTELGKDVPLHFSRFFPYYKMRDVPPTEISKLEIAKEIAIESGLEYVYLGNVQTDQNSYCPDCGELLIERNGYNTINKSKIKNNKCINCGRKLNFIYN
- the thiL gene encoding thiamine-phosphate kinase, whose protein sequence is MSKKNLRVSDLGEKKLIERIIETSKDFEFNNDKNLNSYIGDDAALIDFNNNLTNEKNYLVATTDLLIQKHHFPLQMSFFQMGWKAVTVNVSDIAAMGAKPVGILISLAIPPNLALESFDEIICGILKACNYYKIPLIGGDTNEDDEIIISGTALGKIEQSLAKKKFGFKFGDKIAITGQLGLAALGFELLKEENKKIIEKSIENKKISREIVNLSIGAALNPKARLNEGIILSKIASSATDITDGLASELYELFNANKNFNKNSNLGIRIYEDKIANEPLFKEIYNLSKILNKDIFDLIFHIGEDFELLFTFSNDNENSIIDELSKKLNFIIIGEINNYNRVEIEYSDGKVQKLSSKGYEHLSND
- the rfbB gene encoding dTDP-glucose 4,6-dehydratase; translation: MKILVTGGAGFIGSNFIHYILDKYSDYNVINLDSLTYCGNLGNLVEAEENPNYKFIKGDILDTKLVNSIVNKNNIDYIINFAAESHVDRSIHNPKIFLESNIIGTQNLLEVAKKYHERGQIKKYIQISTDEVYGTLGKTGYFTEKTPLSPNSPYSASKAGADMIVRAYHETFNLPINITRCSNNYGPYQFPEKLIPLMINNALDNKKLPVYGDGRNIRDWLHVYDHCTAIDLVLHDGKIGDVYNIGGNNEKENIEIVKIILKYLNRSNDLIEFVEDRLGHDKRYAIDSTKIKSELGWKPKYTFEKGINETIDWYLNNKKWLKEVISGDYISYYEKMHKSSD
- the purE gene encoding 5-(carboxyamino)imidazole ribonucleotide mutase, which translates into the protein MNPKVMIILGSASDLKIAQKSIDIFETLQIPYSLKVASAHRTHEKVKKLVVEATTNGIEVFMGIAGLAAHLPGSIAAYTHKPVIGVPVDVKLGGLDALFASSQMPFPAPVATVGIDRGDNGAILAGQIIGVNDPEVKKRVSKLRKSYQEKVKIDEEKLISQLDGKLLQKNFLDNYDEISEEKLNKEEPHTDKIFKESESVESEKNTPLVSVVPGSYSDIEEAKNVALTLDRLGISYDISVISPIRYPDKFNKYMENMKDVKLFIAVTGLSAHVTGSIVALSEKPVIGVPRSVEINGLDSLLSMVNMPPGVPVGTVGIENGRNAGVLAGEILGISDKNIEEKLKLMKYKTADI
- the ribH gene encoding 6,7-dimethyl-8-ribityllumazine synthase, with product MVKYRIGAVVAEFNYDLTHMMLELAKEEAKIRNCEIVQVVPVPGVFDMPLAIKKLLEKEDIDTVITLGAVIEGSTDHDQIVAQHASRKIADLSLEFEKPVSLGISGPGMTRLDAHKRVDYGKRAVEAAVKMCDRLKEI
- the mmp11 gene encoding methanogenesis marker protein 11, encoding MEILKPTDLKKKFNDPWIAPYEKVITMADNDLVEIVEYHPCISGSHWLVNQYKNTSKLILNAYRDGNKQVFLTKVGKEPLNLKASVNAAGIEEVAIDDENNTVKVVHSGLAGAGVGAGMCRGMGDGIKQVEIYEKGGGSKLGKAGVITPKMEKVVIGIDDTDTKDEGATWTMAHNVGIELKKEGFEYLDHIIVQLYPHNPHKTQNCVSIALTFAVFPEEKGKLIKRTIELLKRDTLSDKTAIAILNGLTIPQELFEYSMKAKTGMVSVKEAEKVAKDLNIRLIAVTGNHGKIGALAALGLYNDPDEAVKVYY
- the rfbC gene encoding dTDP-4-dehydrorhamnose 3,5-epimerase, with the protein product MNKFKFTRTSIEGVFIIEPTVFTDDRGYFMESYHKKEFEENGLNIDFVQDNQSKSTKGVLRGLHFQYNQPQGKLVRVIKGEVFDVAVDLRKDSPTYSKYESVILSEDNKKQFYIPPGFAHGFLVLSDEAEFTYKCTDFYNGSDEGGIIWNDPDINIEWPLNEEELILSEKDQKWKSLKDTSTSF
- a CDS encoding UbiD family decarboxylase; this encodes MENFLNIIKDEYGILTIEEEVSTEFEAARILREHPKKTVILKNVKGYDIPIISGICNTREKIAKSLGCTVDEITKRIIKATENPQKTTKYKKINNSEYSTKKADLGKIPILTHYKRDGGAYITAGVVFAKDPETGIQNASIHRMLVIGKDKLAIRIVPRNLYTYFQRSEKLNKDLKIAIAIGMNPSTLLSTTTSVPIDCDEMEVANVFNDGNLELLDLENSGLKVPQADIIFEGKILAGKRAKEGPFVDLTDTYDVVRDEPVIKLDHMHIKNNAMYHAILPAGFEHKLLQGLPQEPRIFQAVKNTVPTVQNVLLTEGGCCWLHAAIAIKKQTQGDGKNVILAALAAHPSLKHAVVVDEDVDIFDPQDLEYAIATRVKGDDDIIIIPKARGSSLDPVALPDGTTTKIGVDATKLLGKEEEFERVSFSE